The Candidatus Poribacteria bacterium genome has a window encoding:
- a CDS encoding VWA domain-containing protein, with the protein MRNISTTKIWCRLIIGIAFLTLVFSSVGWGQSTADIVLIIDSSSSMQSEDPRDLRKSAAKLFIGLATSDAQSDVQIGVVDFDGGVVTRAPLTPATPNSKVQLEAAVDRIDSSGSTNIAAGLRRGFDVLSASNAPDAKKAAVLLTDGEDSSNTRQVVSSYAARDWSIYTIGLGGGVDRRKLEEIAAATPEGEYYQVDLSKIQEIYNKILAKITRKSILSSLRGYLNQDQQVTKNVLIDSTVGQADFSASWTGSTIEMGLVDPSGFEITPDIAANFGIGYQVAPTFVIYTVDSPMEGEWKMRIKGTDIPPEGEPYSLVVTGTSDFITNFLAFEASYSVRDTIHIGIRVSKKTGDTSQPVLGATASADVVRPDGRIETLNLFDDGIHNDGKARDGVYASNYTNVNMIGTYLIRASAQNGFSREIQEQVVVGRIDNVFIDGSTLTPAAGAALKQAPSVISAVISGPAGKINSNSIVLKVDGRTVSHTYNRVNQLVSYRSGGLSGDSHNVQLSLRDTSGNAIETTWQFTTQGVDDTTATGTLLRTLIGHTDAVLSVSFSPDSQMIASGGWDKTVRLWDVNTGRELKKLTGHTRSTNSVSFSPDGQMIASASGDHTIRLWDVNTGRELKKLIGHTDDVFRLSFSPDGQMIASGGPDNTVRLWDANTGRELKKLIGHTHWVQSVSFSRNSQTLASASSDRTIRLWDVNTGRELKKLIGHTSWVWSVSFSPDGQTLASGSGDGDHTIRLWDANTGRELKKLIGHTKTVHGVSFSSDGQTLASASNDDTVRLWDVNTGRELKKLIGHTDGVHGVSFNPDGTTLASGSFDHTIRLWGITPSPVVRGDVNQSKVLFADDFSSGNLDKWTPMVEGLNGRLLAENCQEALWPCTLAVENGALKLVAIERGNYSVSVFKDVFPTENYAKYALSFDWKATVKETPWGVSRVGAYFYNRADEQIGRLVALNTGFPNRTFEDHGGNLVPGRYGGVFKVHESFDWERVTLDTSKDTPGLDMVDVHRIRLIAVAYNDAGSGGDLYVDNLSFVGVSGRPQAAREDVNGDGVVDLQDTAVVRANLGQRGQNDADVNGDGIVDVDDLVLVLAAIEAAAGGAPSFQTQVLRLFTAEEVQQWLAEARLSRNTSPTYLRGIAVLEQILALLAPQETLLLANYPNPFNPETWIPYRLAKPAEVTLTIYAVNGQVVRTLALGHQAAGFYESRSRAAYWDGRNAQGESVASGVYFYTLSTGDFTATRKLLVRK; encoded by the coding sequence TTGAGAAACATATCGACCACAAAAATTTGGTGTAGGTTAATAATTGGAATTGCGTTTCTCACACTTGTATTCTCAAGCGTTGGGTGGGGTCAGTCCACGGCTGACATCGTCCTCATCATCGACAGTTCCTCAAGTATGCAGAGTGAGGATCCAAGGGACTTGCGGAAATCTGCGGCGAAGCTTTTTATTGGTTTAGCTACATCCGATGCTCAATCCGATGTTCAAATCGGGGTTGTTGATTTTGATGGTGGGGTGGTGACGCGTGCCCCGCTCACCCCTGCTACCCCTAACAGTAAGGTTCAACTGGAAGCCGCGGTTGACCGAATTGATTCGAGTGGAAGCACTAATATCGCTGCAGGACTCCGGCGGGGGTTTGATGTGTTATCTGCCTCTAATGCTCCCGATGCGAAGAAAGCGGCGGTACTACTCACCGATGGGGAGGATAGTTCAAATACGCGGCAGGTCGTTTCAAGCTATGCAGCGCGGGACTGGTCAATTTACACGATCGGTTTAGGCGGGGGTGTAGATAGAAGGAAATTGGAGGAAATCGCCGCAGCCACCCCGGAGGGCGAATATTATCAGGTAGATTTGAGCAAGATTCAAGAAATCTACAACAAAATCCTTGCCAAGATTACGCGGAAATCTATTCTTTCAAGTCTAAGAGGCTACCTCAATCAAGATCAGCAGGTCACGAAAAATGTTTTGATTGATAGCACCGTTGGACAAGCCGATTTTTCCGCCAGTTGGACGGGAAGTACCATAGAGATGGGACTCGTTGATCCCAGTGGTTTTGAGATAACGCCTGACATCGCTGCCAACTTCGGTATTGGCTATCAAGTCGCCCCGACCTTTGTTATCTATACTGTTGATAGTCCAATGGAAGGGGAATGGAAGATGAGGATAAAGGGCACAGATATTCCGCCTGAAGGGGAGCCGTACAGCCTTGTCGTTACCGGAACTTCGGATTTCATTACCAATTTCCTTGCCTTTGAAGCGAGTTATTCTGTCAGGGACACTATCCATATCGGTATTCGCGTTTCTAAAAAAACGGGTGATACCTCGCAACCCGTGTTAGGGGCAACTGCCTCAGCCGATGTTGTCCGTCCCGATGGCCGCATTGAGACGCTCAACCTATTCGATGACGGTATCCACAACGATGGCAAAGCACGGGATGGGGTCTACGCAAGTAATTACACGAATGTGAACATGATAGGCACCTACCTGATTCGCGCTTCAGCTCAAAACGGATTTTCGCGTGAAATTCAGGAACAGGTTGTCGTAGGTCGTATTGATAATGTTTTCATTGATGGGTCAACCTTAACACCTGCTGCGGGTGCCGCCCTCAAGCAAGCCCCGAGCGTTATCAGTGCGGTGATCTCAGGGCCTGCGGGCAAGATTAACAGCAATTCAATTGTGCTGAAGGTTGATGGTAGAACGGTTTCGCATACATACAATCGGGTGAATCAACTCGTTTCCTATCGGTCAGGCGGTTTATCTGGGGATTCGCACAATGTGCAGTTAAGTCTCCGGGATACAAGCGGTAATGCTATTGAGACGACATGGCAATTTACAACGCAGGGTGTGGATGACACTACCGCAACAGGCACGCTCCTTCGTACGCTCATAGGACATACGGACGCTGTTCTTAGTGTGTCGTTCAGTCCCGATAGTCAGATGATCGCAAGTGGGGGTTGGGATAAGACCGTGCGTCTGTGGGATGTCAACACAGGCAGAGAACTCAAAAAACTCACAGGACATACACGTAGCACCAACAGCGTGTCGTTCAGTCCCGATGGTCAGATGATCGCAAGTGCAAGTGGGGACCATACCATCCGTCTGTGGGATGTCAACACAGGTAGAGAACTCAAAAAACTCATAGGGCATACAGACGACGTCTTCAGGTTGTCGTTCAGTCCTGATGGTCAGATGATCGCAAGTGGGGGGCCGGACAATACTGTGCGTCTGTGGGATGCCAACACGGGCAGAGAACTCAAAAAACTCATAGGGCATACGCATTGGGTCCAAAGCGTGTCGTTCAGCCGCAATAGTCAGACGCTTGCAAGTGCAAGTTCGGACAGGACCATCCGTCTGTGGGATGTCAACACAGGCAGAGAACTCAAAAAACTCATAGGGCATACGAGTTGGGTCTGGAGCGTATCGTTTAGCCCAGATGGTCAGACGCTCGCAAGTGGGAGTGGGGATGGTGACCATACCATCCGTCTGTGGGATGCCAACACAGGCAGAGAACTCAAAAAACTCATAGGGCATACGAAGACTGTCCACGGTGTATCTTTCAGTTCCGATGGTCAGACGCTTGCAAGTGCAAGTAATGATGATACCGTGCGTCTGTGGGATGTCAACACAGGCAGAGAACTCAAAAAACTCATAGGGCATACGGACGGTGTCCACGGCGTGTCGTTCAACCCGGATGGCACCACGCTCGCAAGTGGGAGTTTTGACCATACCATCCGTCTGTGGGGTATCACACCGTCGCCGGTAGTGCGGGGGGATGTGAACCAGTCCAAGGTGCTTTTTGCCGACGATTTTTCCAGTGGCAATTTGGACAAGTGGACCCCAATGGTTGAAGGGTTGAACGGCCGTCTATTAGCAGAGAATTGTCAAGAGGCGTTGTGGCCGTGTACCCTTGCAGTGGAAAATGGCGCGTTGAAATTGGTCGCTATTGAAAGAGGGAATTATTCGGTAAGTGTTTTCAAGGATGTGTTTCCAACAGAAAACTACGCCAAATACGCGTTATCTTTTGACTGGAAGGCGACGGTTAAAGAAACGCCTTGGGGAGTAAGCCGGGTAGGGGCGTATTTTTACAACAGAGCCGATGAACAAATAGGCCGGCTGGTTGCCCTGAATACGGGGTTTCCTAATAGAACGTTTGAAGATCATGGTGGAAATTTGGTACCGGGTCGATATGGCGGGGTGTTCAAAGTGCACGAGTCCTTCGATTGGGAGCGGGTGACGCTTGATACTTCTAAAGATACTCCCGGTCTAGATATGGTTGACGTTCATCGGATCCGATTAATTGCGGTGGCGTATAACGATGCAGGCAGTGGCGGTGACCTCTACGTCGATAACCTTTCCTTCGTCGGGGTCTCGGGCCGCCCGCAGGCAGCGCGAGAGGATGTGAATGGGGATGGGGTCGTAGATCTCCAAGATACAGCCGTGGTTCGCGCGAACTTGGGGCAGCGGGGACAGAATGACGCGGATGTCAATGGCGATGGCATTGTCGATGTAGACGATCTCGTGCTGGTTTTGGCGGCGATAGAGGCTGCTGCTGGCGGAGCACCTTCTTTCCAGACACAAGTTCTACGTCTATTCACTGCTGAAGAGGTGCAACAGTGGTTAGCAGAAGCCCGATTATCAAGAAATACCTCACCTACCTATTTGAGAGGGATCGCTGTGCTTGAGCAGATACTGGCACTCTTGGCACCACAAGAGACCTTGTTGTTAGCGAATTATCCGAATCCGTTCAACCCAGAAACGTGGATACCGTATCGCTTAGCGAAGCCTGCGGAGGTCACACTGACCATCTATGCGGTGAATGGACAGGTGGTGCGGACCTTGGCATTAGGGCATCAGGCAGCAGGTTTCTATGAGAGCCGGAGCCGTGCGGCGTATTGGGATGGCAGGAACGCACAGGGTGAGTCTGTTGCAAGTGGTGTCTATTTCTATACGCTGTCCACTGGCGATTTTACGGCAACTCGGAAATTGCTGGTACGGAAGTAA
- a CDS encoding LamG domain-containing protein yields the protein MKLFSTITFCLLICVAFSHADLMEGLVLYMPLDEGSGTAAQDLSANGLEGELKGNAKWINGKHGTALQFAASADHVLIEDDAAFHIEGAITQAAWVQLDRLPSAHAIIFGTRQGGATRHIGFGFGMNPANGIKVWTNGAAGGFKDINDNETTLETGKWYYLAYTHTDDNSGLVEIYVDGEVTHSEESGNPVAPAQNTSAVQIGTWSGEAWTGSVDEVRLWNRALSADEIKASMNQDAASFLTPVEPQGKLATSWANIKSNR from the coding sequence ATGAAACTCTTTTCAACAATCACATTCTGTTTACTTATCTGTGTGGCGTTTTCTCACGCGGACCTAATGGAAGGACTCGTCCTATACATGCCTCTTGATGAAGGTTCCGGTACTGCAGCCCAAGACTTATCCGCAAATGGGCTTGAGGGTGAGCTAAAGGGCAATGCAAAATGGATCAATGGGAAGCACGGGACGGCACTGCAATTTGCGGCTTCAGCAGATCACGTTCTCATTGAAGACGATGCCGCTTTTCATATCGAAGGAGCAATCACACAAGCAGCATGGGTGCAGTTGGATCGGCTGCCAAGCGCACACGCCATTATCTTCGGCACTCGGCAGGGCGGTGCAACCCGACATATCGGCTTTGGATTCGGCATGAATCCAGCGAACGGTATCAAAGTTTGGACCAATGGCGCAGCCGGTGGATTCAAAGACATCAACGACAACGAAACAACACTCGAAACAGGCAAGTGGTATTATCTCGCCTACACCCACACAGACGATAATAGCGGCTTAGTGGAGATCTACGTAGACGGCGAAGTAACACACTCCGAGGAGTCAGGCAACCCAGTCGCGCCGGCACAAAATACAAGCGCGGTGCAAATCGGCACCTGGAGCGGCGAAGCGTGGACAGGGAGCGTTGATGAGGTTCGGCTCTGGAATCGCGCACTTTCGGCAGACGAGATCAAAGCGAGCATGAACCAAGATGCTGCTTCATTCCTGACACCAGTAGAGCCACAAGGTAAACTCGCTACATCTTGGGCGAACATTAAGTCGAACAGATAA
- a CDS encoding LamG domain-containing protein: MKRLLFWLVFCTVLALSANVEAIRNDPDLLIYYSFDKDEKEVTDDSGNGFDGEISGAEWSKEGKLGGAMEFDGGSAIKSPPEVPGLTDIELTEMTVEHWVMLSAITGDTQQVWEALNAAGAWPAETFIEGAGEMVFYIYDTKNTEHRTAIPQLPVKKWVHIAGTYDGKVQKSYFNGKVVAEEAWSGKFTIFAAPTGAIVLGKDNEADIQHLNGFIDEFAFYTRALSEDEIKADMNNGVLFAVDPREKLSTTWANIKAEY, from the coding sequence ATGAAAAGGTTGTTATTTTGGTTAGTTTTTTGTACTGTTCTCGCGCTTTCAGCAAACGTTGAGGCAATTCGGAATGATCCAGATTTGCTAATTTACTACTCTTTCGACAAGGATGAAAAAGAGGTTACAGACGATAGTGGTAACGGGTTTGACGGCGAAATCTCAGGTGCAGAATGGAGTAAAGAGGGTAAACTTGGCGGTGCAATGGAATTTGATGGCGGAAGTGCTATTAAAAGTCCACCAGAAGTCCCGGGGTTGACAGACATTGAATTAACAGAGATGACCGTGGAACATTGGGTGATGCTTAGCGCAATCACCGGTGATACACAGCAAGTTTGGGAAGCACTGAATGCAGCGGGCGCGTGGCCCGCCGAAACCTTCATTGAAGGCGCAGGGGAGATGGTATTTTACATCTACGACACAAAAAATACGGAGCATCGTACAGCAATTCCCCAACTTCCAGTCAAAAAGTGGGTGCATATTGCTGGCACTTATGACGGTAAGGTCCAAAAGTCTTATTTTAACGGTAAAGTTGTAGCGGAAGAGGCGTGGAGCGGAAAGTTTACGATCTTTGCCGCACCGACGGGTGCCATCGTCCTGGGTAAGGATAATGAAGCAGATATTCAACATCTCAATGGTTTTATTGACGAGTTCGCGTTCTATACCCGCGCATTGAGTGAGGATGAAATTAAAGCCGACATGAATAATGGCGTTTTATTCGCCGTTGATCCCAGAGAAAAACTAAGCACTACGTGGGCAAACATCAAGGCTGAGTATTAA
- a CDS encoding NAD(P)-dependent oxidoreductase, which produces MKTEIQLESRLSEPTDEVIASIAALEGDILVLGVGGKMGPTLAKQAKRAIDCAGITKKVTGVSRFSTPRLREDLQETGIETITADLLSEDCLQNLPDTENVILMAGRKFGSTGNEHLTWAMNSYMPGRVAEKFRDSRLVVFSTGNVYPLTPISHGGSTEDSSVAPIGEYAQSCLSRERICTHFSLQYGTPMAILRLNYAIDLRYGILLDIAEKVYAEEPISLEMGNVNVIWQGDANAIALHAFAHCQSPPLILNVTGPETVSIRSLASRFGTLFNKPPIFDGQEAETALLSNASRCHRLFGYPRISLEQMIEWMAEWVRIDGTTLQKPTHFEVRDGKF; this is translated from the coding sequence ATAAAAACAGAAATCCAACTGGAATCACGTCTATCAGAACCGACAGATGAGGTGATAGCGTCAATCGCTGCACTGGAAGGGGATATCCTCGTTCTCGGTGTGGGCGGAAAGATGGGTCCGACACTCGCCAAACAGGCGAAACGCGCCATCGACTGTGCAGGTATCACTAAAAAGGTTACCGGTGTCTCTCGTTTTTCGACACCACGGCTGCGCGAAGACTTACAAGAAACTGGTATTGAAACCATTACGGCGGATCTACTCTCGGAAGACTGCTTGCAAAACTTACCTGACACCGAAAACGTGATCCTGATGGCAGGCAGGAAGTTCGGTTCAACAGGAAATGAACATCTAACGTGGGCGATGAACAGTTATATGCCGGGACGTGTAGCGGAAAAGTTTCGCGATTCCCGATTGGTCGTTTTTTCAACAGGAAACGTCTATCCACTAACTCCAATCTCCCATGGCGGTTCAACTGAGGATTCATCCGTTGCTCCAATTGGCGAATACGCGCAATCCTGTCTGAGTCGTGAACGAATATGTACCCATTTTTCACTGCAATACGGCACACCGATGGCGATCCTACGTTTGAATTACGCCATTGACCTCCGATACGGAATATTGCTGGATATCGCCGAAAAAGTTTATGCCGAAGAGCCGATTTCTCTCGAAATGGGCAATGTAAATGTAATATGGCAAGGGGATGCCAATGCAATTGCGTTACATGCTTTCGCACACTGCCAAAGTCCACCCTTGATTCTCAATGTAACGGGTCCAGAGACTGTTTCTATACGCTCCCTTGCGTCGCGTTTTGGAACACTCTTCAACAAACCGCCTATTTTCGATGGACAGGAGGCAGAAACAGCACTGCTAAGCAATGCTTCTCGGTGTCATCGCCTGTTTGGATACCCGCGTATCTCTTTAGAACAGATGATTGAGTGGATGGCAGAATGGGTTCGGATAGATGGCACCACGCTCCAGAAACCGACCCATTTTGAGGTCCGAGACGGTAAATTCTGA